One region of Drosophila kikkawai strain 14028-0561.14 chromosome 2R, DkikHiC1v2, whole genome shotgun sequence genomic DNA includes:
- the Sin3A gene encoding paired amphipathic helix protein Sin3a isoform X4, whose translation MMKRTRVDEVQFGTRPGPPVPGGVGVGVGVGVGVGVVGVTGGGPPTGSGGNTTNVGVNTAGVTIGTVLPGAHSATISGIGSIHHRILTPQHGGAQTIAYLPSTTPTATNLKTTSAIVDSSSNTGAGGGPVVAGAQVTVGGVGGAGGVVVSTGSTGTQTLQYTTSYSVASIQAGGTLKASTADGANTVQIHVTGAGAGATNPANAQTVSSSSQTGPIRQRTISGTQTVASAVGNLATMAQQQQTVQQASLVTVPTPPSSVSANSVAGGASTPPQGQSGSATPRLKVEDALSYLDQVKYQYADQPQIYNNFLDIMKEFKSHCIDTPGVIERVSTLFKGHTELIYGFNMFLPPGYKIEIHSDALGCSVPVVSMPSPPGAPSSTGTVHMLTGSSPMAGASGHVAIKTASNAATLTPTTGAGAVAAAAVAQIQSGAVNLMTHGGASLTQTTIHALQQHATPPQSQSPSGGHVHVSVTNSPAPAAVVPPISVSAHNMPQNYSRDRERATITPTGQVAVSAAPATANSAAAAASIVVGGPPTPNSLSELSPHGGGGGGGGAGAAQHNLHHIQQAHQSILLGETGQQNQPVEFNHAITYVNKIKNRFQNQPAKYKKFLEILHAYQKEQKVMKEGSLNQGKMLTEQEVYTQVAKLFGQDEDLLREFGQFLPDATNHQSGQYMSKSAASAVHNDHGKQRPTATLSGGAHITMSSASPAPSGSPLHLGGGATNLPQIDNSAHAAAIGNLSAVNTSVSIKTYNNNQQQQQNHVIGSGLNATSRNDMLYEKDYHHTGLQQQQAHQRGAGVGGHHHHLVGGTPAGANLGRPGAGASVMVAYEKDHHRNNHHVQKYVGHAPNQNLSHGGHNAKKSPSYGITSVIGSMPPHLSDNSLDRSSPGISYATPPLPVGQQQHNSASATRRQGGDDGLAGHYASGAPPAKRPKPYCRDVSFSEASSKCTISDAAFFDKVRKALRSPEVYDNFLRCLTLFNQEIVSKTELLGLVSPFLMKFPDLLRWFTDFLGPPVGGQAGLIDGMPLAATQRSQGGGGSSNSSSHDRGHQSAAEYVQDVDLSSCKRLGASYCALPQSTVPKKCSGRTALCREVLNDKWVSFPTWASEDSTFVTSRKTQFEETIYRNIHRTEDERFELDLVIEVNSATIRVLENVQKRMSRMSTEELAKFHLDDHLGGTSQTIHQRAIHRIYGDKSGEIIQGMKKNPSVAVPIVLKRLKVKEEEWREAQKTFNRQWREQNEKYYLKSLDHQAINFKPNDMKALRSKSLFNEIETLYDERHDQEDDAMEPAGPHLVLSYKDKTILDDAANLLIHHVKRQTGIQKQEKQKIKQIIRQFVPDLFFAPRQPLSDDERDDAFPFLVDDNTKMEVDTPTTSSPLSRTESSSTATRNAKGEGNSPARSNASSTSGTPAGIKKETDDTKASSSGTATTGTSSSATSVDDATPSTSTAAAAAAAAAASSSSASSASEAKAKEEPLSAHREDGAGSSTSGGAQEPAAAATSGDVEIKLENPTDFVHPKLLPPHAQGQHDDESYSLFFANNNWYLFLRLHAILCERLHVMYERARLLAIEEERCRVNRRESTATALRLKPKPDIQVEDYYPTFLDMLKNVLDGNMDSNTFEDTMREMFGIYAYISFTLDKVVSNAVRQLQYCVTERAALDCVELYGSEQRRGSTGGLCRDAHKTFDREMSYQRKAESILNDENCFKVYIYKIDCRVTIELLDSEPEEVEKPTALKAQKFSKYVERLANPALGSGGGNSGGGGGNSAGSSTALGNDNIAESSDIKTEEEEEDNAEVNSKA comes from the exons ATGATGAAACGCACCCGTGTCGACGAGGTGCAGTTCGGCACACGACCCGGTCCCCCGGTTCCCGGAGGAGTAGGAGTCGGTgttggagttggtgtcggtgtGGGAGTCGTCGGCGTGACCGGTGGAGGACCACCGACCGGCAGCGGTGGCAATACAACCAATGTCGGTGTTAATACAGCGGGTGTGACCATAGGAACGGTGTTGCCCGGAGCCCACAGCGCAACTATCAGTGGCATTGGTTCCATTCACCATCGCATCCTCACTCCACAACATGGGGGAGCCCAGACTATTGCTTATTTGCCGTCCACCACACCGACGGCCACCAACCTAAAGACCACAAGTGCGATTgtggacagcagcagcaatactGGAGCTGGAGGCGGACCTGTGGTAGCCGGTGCCCAGGTGACTGTGGGAGGAGTTGGTGGAGCCGGAGGCGTTGTCGTTTCCACGGGCAGCACAGGCACCCAAACATTGCAGTATACCACCT CGTATAGCGTGGCCTCCATTCAGGCGGGTGGAACTCTCAAGGCCAGCACAGCGGATGGCGCCAACACAGTACAGATCCATGTAActggagccggagcaggagccaCAAATCCTGCCAACGCACAGACCGTCTCCAGCAGCTCACAAACGGGCCCAATCCGTCAGCGCACAATCAGCGGCACACAGACGGTGGCCAGTGCCGTTGGCAATCTGGCCACGATggcccaacagcagcagaccGTTCAGCAAGCGTCGCTGGTTACCGTACCAACGCCACCATCGTCTGTGTCGGCCAACAGCGTTGCCGGGGGTGCAAGTACACCACCGCAAGGACAATCGGGCAGCGCCACTCCACGTTTGAAGGTGGAAGATGCTCTCAGTTATCTGGACCAGGTGAAGTATCAGTATGCGGACCAGCCGCAGATCTACAACAACTTCCTCGACATCATGAAGGAGTTCAAGTCGCACTGCATCGACACGCCTGGCGTTATAGAGCGTGTCTCTACGCTTTTTAAGGGGCATACGGAGCTGATCTATGGCTTCAACATGTTCCTTCCGCCGGGCTACAAAATTGAAATACATTCGGATGCCCTTGGCTGTTCAGTGCCCGTGGTTTCGATGCCCTCACCACCGGGAGCACCCTCGAGCACGGGAACGGTGCACATGCTCACCGGAAGCAGTCCGATGGCAGGTGCCTCCGGACATGTCGCCATAAAGACAGCGTCTAATGCAGCAACTCTTACACCGACCACGGGAGCTGGCGCTGTGGCCGCAGCAGCCGTGGCGCAGATCCAGTCTGGAGCTGTGAATCTGATGACCCATGGTGGAGCGTCGCTCACCCAGACCACAATACATGCCCTGCAGCAGCATGCAACGCCACCGCAGTCGCAGTCCCCAAGCGGCGGTCATGTTCACGTGAGTGTCACCAACTCGCCGGCACCAGCTGCTGTTGTGCCCCCCATCTCTGTATCGGCGCACAATATGCCGCAAAATTACTCAAGGGATCGTGAAAGGGCGACCATCACGCCTACGGGTCAGGTGGCAGTTTCGGCGGCACCGGCCACCGCAAATtcagccgctgccgccgctagTATTGTGGTGGGCGGACCACCGACGCCAAATTCCCTGAGCGAACTTAGTCCTCACGGCGGCGGGGGCGGCGGAGGTGGAGCCGGAGCGGCCCAGCACAATCTGCATCACATCCAGCAGGCGCACCAATCGATTCTCCTGGGCGAAACGGGACAGCAGAATCAGCCGGTGGAGTTCAATCACGCCATAACCTATGTAAATAAGATCAAG AACCGTTTCCAGAACCAACCGGCCAAGTACAAGAAATTCCTGGAGATCCTGCATGCCTATCAAAAGGAGCAGAAGGTTATGAAGGAGGGCAGTCTGAACCAGGGCAAAATGCTCACCGAGCAGGAAGTGTACACGCAAGTGGCCAAGCTCTTTGGCCAGGATGAGGATTTGCTAAGGGAATTCGGCCAGTTTTTGCCAGATGCCACCAATCATCAGTCCGGACAGTACATGTCCAAGTCGGCGGCATCAGCAGTGCACAATGATCATGGAAAGCAGCGGCCGACTGCCACATTGAGCGGCGGAGCACACATTACAATGTCATCCGCATCGCCAGCGCCCAGTGGTTCCCCTCTCCATTTGGGTGGCGGCGCTACAAATCTACCGCAGATCGACAATAGTGCTCATGCAGCGGCCATTGGCAATCTGTCGGCGGTCAACACCAGCGTCAGCATCAAGACGTACAACAacaatcagcagcagcaacagaatcATGTAATTGGCTCGGGCCTGAATGCAACGTCCAGGAACGATATGCTCTACGAGAAGGACTATCATCACACGggtctgcagcagcagcaggcacacCAGCGAGGCGCCGGCGTGGGAGGTCACCATCATCATCTGGTTGGCGGAACTCCGGCGGGCGCAAACCTAGGACGACCGGGTGCGGGAGCCAGTGTCATGGTTGCCTACGAGAAGGATCATCATCGCAACAATCATCATGTCCAGAAGTATGTGGGCCATGCTCCCAATCAGAATCTGTCGCATGGCGGCCACAATGCCAAGAAGTCGCCCAGTTATGGCATCACCTCGGTAATTGGTTCCATGCCGCCGCACCTGTCGGACAATTCCCTTGATCGCAGTTCGCCGGGCATAAGCTACGCCACGCCGCCGTTGCCCGTTGGCCAACAGCAACATAATTCCGCCTCGGCAACGAGAAGGCAAGGCGGCGACGACGGCCTGGCCGGACACTACGCCAGCGGAGCACCGCCTGCCAAGCGACCGAAGCCTTATTGCCGGGACGTCAGCTTCTCGGAGGCATCCAGCAAGTGCACCATCTCCGATGCCGCTTTCTTTGACAAGGTGCGGAAGGCACTGAGGAGTCCCGAGGTCTACGACAATTTCTTGCGATGCCTGACGCTGTTCAACCAAGAAATCGTATCCAAAACGGAACTGCTGGGCCTTGTCTCGCCATTCCTCATGAAGTTCCCGGACCTTTTGCGATGGTTCACCGACTTTTTGGGACCGCCTGTTGGTGGTCAGGCGGGTTTAATTGACGGCATGCCCCTGGCCGCCACTCAAAGATCCCAGGGCGGTGGCGGTAGCAGCAATAGCAGCTCGCATGATCGAGGCCACCAGAGTGCCGCTGAGTACGTCCAGGATGTGGATTTATCATCGTGTAAGCGACTGGGCGCCTCCTATTGCGCCCTGCCGCAGTCTACGGTGCCGAAGAAGTGCAGCGGTCGGACGGCGCTCTGTCGGGAGGTGCTCAACGACAAGTGGGTCTCCTTCCCTACGTGGGCCAGCGAGGATTCCACGTTTGTGACGTCGCGGAAGACGCAGTTTGAGGAAACGATATATAG GAATATTCACAGAACGGAGGACGAGCGCTTCGAGTTGGATCTGGTCATTGAGGTGAACAGCGCCACCATTCGCGTGCTGGAGAATGTGCAAAAGAGGATGTCCCGCATGTCCACCGAAGAGCTGGCCAAGTTTCATCTGGACGACCATCTGGGTGGCACATCTCAAACGATACACCAGCGGGCGATTCATCGCATCTATGGCGACAAGTCGGGCGAGATAATCCAGGGCATGAAGAAGAACCCCTCCGTGGCAGTGCCCATTGTGTTGAAGCGGCTAAAAGtcaaggaggaggagtggcGGGAAGCGCAAAAG ACCTTTAACCGGCAATGGCGGGAACAGAACGAGAAGTATTACCTCAAATCTCTCGATCACCAAGCCATCAACTTCAAGCCCAACGACATGAAGGCCCTGCGCTCCAAGAGTCTGTTCAACGAGATCGAAACGCTGTACGATGAACGGCACGATCAGGAGGACGATGCCATGGAGCCGGCGGGACCGCATCTGGTGCTGTCCTACAAAGACAAGACAATACTGGACGATGCCGCTAATCTGTTGATTCATCATGTCAAGCGACAGACGGGAATCCAGAAGCAGGAGAAACAGAAGATCAAGCAGATCATCCGACAATTTGTGCCTGATCTCTTCTTTGCGCCGCGGCAGCCGCTGAGCGACGATGAGCGGGATGACG CCTTTCCATTTTTGGTAGATGACAATACGAAAATGGAGGTGGACACACCCACTACCAGCTCGCCCCTTAGTCGCACAGAGTCGTCGTCGACGGCGACACGGAATGCCAAGGGCGAAGGCAACTCTCCGGCGCGCAGCAATGCTAGCAGCACTAGTGGCACGCCGGCGGGGATTAAGAAAGAGACTGACGACACCAAGGCATCATCAAGTGGGACGGCGACGACCGGAACATCAAGTTCGGCGACGTCCGTGGACGATGCGACCCCATCGACGTCcacagcggcggcagcagcagcagcagcggcggcgtcgTCGTCTTCAGCGTCCTCCGCTTCCGAGGCAAAGGCCAAGGAAGAACCCCTTTCCGCCCATAGAGAAGATGGAGCTGGTAGCAGCACCAGTGGAGGAGCTCaagagccagcagcagcagcgactaGCGGCGATGTGGAAATTAAGCTGGAGAATCCGACAGACTTTGTTCATCCCAAGCTGTTGCCCCCGCATGCACAAGGCCAGCACGAT GATGAATCATACTCGCTCTTCTTTGCCAACAACAACTGGTATCTGTTCCTGCGGCTACATGCGATCCTCTGCGAACGCCTGCACGTGATGTACGAGCGGGCACGCCTGCTAGCCATCGAGGAGGAGCGTTGCCGGGTGAACCGAAGGGAGAGTACAGCCACAGCGCTAAGGCTGAAGCCTAAGCCGGACATCCAAGTGGAGGACTACTATCCCACCTTCCTCGACATGCTGAAGAACGTACTGGATGGCAATATGGACTCTAATACATTCGAGGATACCATGCGGGAAATGTTCGGCATCTATGCGTACATCTCTTTCACGCTGGACAAG GTTGTATCGAATGCCGTTCGCCAGCTGCAATACTGTGTGACAGAGCGGGCCGCCCTGGATTGTGTGGAGCTGTATGGATCTGAGCAACGCCGTGGCAGCACCGGTGGACTCTGCCGCGATGCGCACAAGACCTTCGATCGGGAGATGTCGTATCAGCGCAAGGCGGAAAGCATTCTCAACGATGAGAACTGCTTCAAGGTGTACATT TACAAAATCGATTGTCGCGTAACCATCGAGCTGCTCGACTCTGAGCCCGAGGAAGTGGAAAAACCGACTGCTTTAAAGGCCCAAAAGTTTAGCAAATATGTGGAACGATTGGCAAACCCTGCTCTAGGCAGCGGAGGAGGAAatagtggcggcggcggcgggaaCAGTGCTGGCTCGAGTACGGCGCTAGGCAACGACAATATTGCGGAATCCTCTGATATCAaaacggaggaggaggaggaagataATGCCGAG GTCAATTCCAAGGCTTGA